The window TTTTTTCTTTATTTGGAAGATATAGCTATCGAGGAAGTTTTTATAATTTTCATTTTATCACCATGGGCTTTAATAATATTCAAATAAATGAAGATGTTCTTACCCAAAATGAAAATTATTTTCTACACAATGACACCAATTTACGTTATTTTCTAGCTAGCTATAGTTTTCGACATGATAGAAGAAACTACAACTCCTACCCGACTAATGGCGCATTATTGGATTTAGGTATAACAAAATATGGCTTATTTGGATCAGATGATTTCAAAGATTGGGAATTTACAGGAATTGCTAGCAGGTACTTTCCTATAAATAATAAAGTTCATTTTGCTAGTAGCTTATATGTCAATGCTTTTGCTGGCAAAAGACAGCCATTTACATCAGTAAGAGGGGTTGGATACAACCCAAATTTCATAAGAGGCTATGAATTAAATGTGATAGAAGGGCAGCAATCTGCTGTCCATAAAAATAGTGTGAGGTACAACTTACTAGATTTGGAATATGATATTTCTAATATTTCACCCATTAGTGGATTTACAAATTTCCCTATAAAGCTCTATTTCAGTGCAAACTTTGATCATGGTTATGTTAATGATAGAAATAGGATCCCTGAAAACCTTCGCCTTACAAATAAGTACCTTTTTGGGTATGGACCAGGTTTAGATCTAGTTATTTTTTATGATCTAGTATTTAGGTTCGAATACTCCAGAAACAATCAAAATGAAGGGAATTTCTTCATCAACTTCGAAGCACCATTTTAATCAAAATTTTATTTTTGCTACTCCCTCTCTCAAAAATAGTTTCAGATTTTTAATTTAAACGTTTAAATTAAGGTTCAGACTTTACTTTTCTTGAGGAAAATTTTAAATTAAAGATTGTTTTTACAATCTAACTTTTTTCAAATGAGCAGATTTTGGATACCTACTCTTTTTATACTTCTTCCGATTTTTGGTCTATATGCACAGGGAGGTATAGAAACACTCCCACGTGGCGCAAGAAGCATGGGACTCGGAAATGCAAGTCTTACTCTTTCTGATTCTTGGTCAATATTTAACAACATTGGTGCATTAGGCAGACTGACGAGCTCATCAATCATGGCAGGATATGACCATCGCTTCAACCTTAATGAACTTACAACTATTTCAGCAGCTGCGGTTATTCATTCTGAAAGCTTTCAATATGGATTGAGTTTATCAAGTTATGGAGATGAACATTTTAATCAGAGTAATATTGGATTGGGAATAGCAAATCAACTAGGGATAGCTAGTTTAGGATTAAAAATCAACTATTTTCAAACCAATATAGAAGGTTTTGGAAGGGCTGCTGCCTCAGTAATTGAATTTGGTGGAGTTGCTGAATTGGGGCCAAATTTATTTTTTGGGGCACATATTTATAATCTCACCAACGCAAAAATCGGTGGCAACTCAGAAGACAGAATTCCAACAGTAGTCAAATCCGGTATCTCATATCGACCAACTGAAAAACTAATGGTCAATATTGAGGCCGAAAAAGACATTTTGCTGCCGCCAATGATCAAATTAGGTATTGAATACAATCTGAAAGATAGGCTTTGGCTAAGAAGTGGTATCAATACTTATCCGAGTAACTTGTTTTTTGGGATAGGTTTTCGACCTAGAAATTTT is drawn from Belliella baltica DSM 15883 and contains these coding sequences:
- a CDS encoding BamA/TamA family outer membrane protein, with product MKKQFLIIITSIFLGQGVLLNTPIKAQDTDSLFFEDSILDVPQTVTINNIFIIGNQKTRKNIILRELNFSSGISYDWEDLIMILAADQKKIFNLQLFNSVEITPLLTGEEQIEILITVDERRYFIPSIIFELADRNFSEWWTNQNRSLKRVNYEARFYHNNVGGRNEKMRLSAQFGFTQAFDLRYSFPYIDRNQKHGLTTQVSYLTNKTISVRSAENKQVFFTNENEDVLRRLFSLFGRYSYRGSFYNFHFITMGFNNIQINEDVLTQNENYFLHNDTNLRYFLASYSFRHDRRNYNSYPTNGALLDLGITKYGLFGSDDFKDWEFTGIASRYFPINNKVHFASSLYVNAFAGKRQPFTSVRGVGYNPNFIRGYELNVIEGQQSAVHKNSVRYNLLDLEYDISNISPISGFTNFPIKLYFSANFDHGYVNDRNRIPENLRLTNKYLFGYGPGLDLVIFYDLVFRFEYSRNNQNEGNFFINFEAPF